In Maniola jurtina chromosome 19, ilManJurt1.1, whole genome shotgun sequence, the genomic stretch CTTAGACACTTATCACAGAAACATCCAAAATTCCTACCAGCAGTTGACGAATACGATACTCAAAAAGATCAAAGATGAAATCAACGTCGCTATAAGGAAGAAGCACAAAATCTATACCGAGCTCACGGAGTTGGCGGATACCTTAAAAGTTCCAGGTATTTTATTTCTGATACTCATACATTACTTGACATGAGTAGGTGTTCCCTGTTCCCAAATCATTCATCTATAAAAATAGGTAAGCCCAATCGTGAAAGCTTCGACCATCTTACTagatttttacaaatatttttaaccttTTTGCGAGTTACGAAGAATAAACCAATCGATGACGAGAATCTACGGTTGTGATCAGTTCTTCAGACTCTCGTTGGGCACTGTTGATCATTGGGGAACATTCTTTCGCTTCTGACTAAATAAGTATCGCTAAATAATTCAAAGATTTCCCTTTGTATTAAAATTACTTTCACCGGATAAACAAACTACTTAATTATGCGAAGCGAAACCGTTCCGTTGTGAATAATTTATACGGTGATTGATGAGTTTCGAGAAATCCTTCACTTTTATATTAAGTAGGcttgtttcaaataaaaatacttaggtagaaatttatattatattataatttacgctgCCTGTAATGTTTTTAAGATTTAtagtctaaaaaaaaattatgataattccttgatatcttttattttctaaactAGGATTACAGTATCAACGTCTCAGGCTATTATTTAGTTGATTCACCTCAATTCAtaaaggtcttcgcacattacaTAGACTCGCCGCCAACTCGGCTCACGGTAAAGCGTGGAAAGTGAGCTCTGTATAGTCGTaagttaaataatttcataattgATTTAGCTTCTACTGTTCCACAGCCATGTGCGATGAAGAGCGTCGAGCATCGCGCACGTTGGCAAGCAAGCACGTTGCCCTCATTTACAAGTGCACGGAGCACGCTCGCTCCTCCATAGCAGAGATGGGCAAGTACGCGGAAGAGATGATCACAATTACCCGAAATCACATGGATGTTGCTCTAACTGAAGTGGCTGAGAATTTAAAGATTGATGAGACAGCCCGAAACACCAAAATGTAAGTAGGGGCATTTTATATGTGTCTATTCTGAGTGGCACATTAACTAAAGAAACTGTCCATTTCCGATTTAGAAAGTTCACATAGAGCGATTGCTTTAATCTCGTGACCataacacataataatatagtctaAGCGTTTAATAACTTAAGAATTTTGGACCGAATGTTGTACAAAAATAGATTTGTCTGGCttattttttatgataatatacaaaagcttttaaatatGTGAAATAATCTGGATTCTGCAAATTCTAAAATTATGACTAAATTTTGAAATTGGGAAAAATTAGAAAGCCCTGAGTTAAACTTTTCAAGAAGATATTAACCGTGCAATTTTCCGTCCCTATCCGTTCTATATTAAATAGCAGATCTACGCGCAGTcaacgttaacttgaaaagtttcaATCCTCGAACAAAAGTTCGACCAAAGATAATCATGACAATAAAAACCTAATTACAATTTCAGAGTGAATGTGACAGCCTACCTCAAAGAACTATCCAAAGCAGCTGTAGCCCTAGGATATGAGTTAGACCTCAGTCTCACCAACGCCAGACGCCATAACGAACAGTCTTGTGAGAAACTGACTAACTGTTGTAACAAGGCCAGGAGGAACACTGACGAAGCTGTCTCGACTTTACGTGAACATTTGTATCAATGTGTTTATGCTTAACTGcttaaatatatcaaaataaatcaacggttgtttttttttttggatcccgtagtaaaacaaggaacttGTGTCGTTTTGCCTTTTGTTCATCTGTGCGTTTTCtgtgtcatcatcattatgatcaacccatcggcgCGTGCAGGCCCACTCagcacgggtctgctctcagaataAAATGCCATGTCTGTCTATGTACCATATCCAttttaaaaatagcctataagAGATGTTAAAGGCCATAGCTCATTAGAGACACCCAGCACCCGACCAGCACTGCCTCGCCTCGTGCGATTAGTATTCTTTATAATATGGACTTCTGTGGGCAAACGTTCACTGCATCAACTCTGTAACGTCAGCGAGCAAGGCGATCTGTCATAGGTCTGTCAGGACCTGTCATTACGCAGTTTATGTAGTCATCGTATGTTCATAGAAGTCCATATAAACAGTATACTAACCACATGAGGCGAGGCGGTGCTGGTCGGGTGCCGCtggctctaatgagctatgaccttaagATTGTTAAGTACAGTTTTAGAATCTTAATACCACTGCAAAAGAgtgtatttaaatgaaaaaaaaaacaagccaAAAACAAATCTAATTGTAAAGTGACCTACAAATCTAAATTTTAGTCCAGGAATAGTTTTGAAAGTAGCTAACTTTCCAAACGAATGTCCTGCTTACAATCAAAATACTGAAACAAAAGCTGCACTAGATTAAAATGTCCGTATGAGTGAAAACCAAGCAATAACTATTATTGCTTCCATTtaagcataggtacctacagaaaaTCGTAATCCACTCGCTAAGGCATAAAAGTAGCAATCTCTTCAAACatttatagcgaaatagtatttcataataaaactttatttgccGTATTCGGTTTAATTCCAAAGGTATTGTTTGAAGGTTGTTCACACCTTTAGCACTGATTAAATTGAAAATGGGTTCGCTCTTTACATTATTCATTCGTATGATAAAACCtctttgtattttaataacGTCTACTGAACCTTTGGAAATTTACTCACCCGAAAATCTGTACAAATAACATGATGAAGGGTACAATTTCTCTATTTCGTTTTATTacattagttattatttttgaatatgtACTACCACTCTTAATTGTACATCCATATACCTACTTTGCTTTAAGGaaaagtaggtttttaacccccgacccaaaaagaggggtgttataagtttgacgtgtgtatctgtgtatctatctgtggcatcgtagctcctaaactaatgaaccgatttacatttagtttttttgtttgaaaggtggcttgatcgaaagtgttcttagctatacctacctatgtatataatcgaagaaaattggttcagccgtttgaaagttattagctcttttctagttttcttatagaggtttttgtgtcgggggttttttaaattttgagttattattgaaaattcGATGACACGTAACCCCTTTGATAGGGAGCAGCTCTCGTGGTAAGTATCAATGCAGTCAAGATTGAAGCAGAGTATCTAGGCAGAAGTATGAGAGTTTTTTTAAACCTATGAGTATAATATAAGGGATAAATTATATCCCTAATTGGTTTCAACGCACCATAGTATCAGAATGCTACAATGTCACTGTTGCCAGTGGAGCATAGTGCAACATTGCAGCATGTCATAGAGCCGCATGATACAATACTTTCAATGCAGCAAGTTTTGTCGGCAGACTGTCATATCCTGATATATCAAGTCTA encodes the following:
- the LOC123875141 gene encoding uncharacterized protein LOC123875141 — translated: MFAGFTVSILACVIFLEAVKCSPNCRDSRSSHLRLDGGLCFEIPPWQHQPVEVEKHLNKIRDTWGNSERRNTRLPKFPLDNREVNRYVDTVIAPFLDTYHRNIQNSYQQLTNTILKKIKDEINVAIRKKHKIYTELTELADTLKVPAMCDEERRASRTLASKHVALIYKCTEHARSSIAEMGKYAEEMITITRNHMDVALTEVAENLKIDETARNTKIVNVTAYLKELSKAAVALGYELDLSLTNARRHNEQSCEKLTNCCNKARRNTDEAVSTLREHLYQCVYA